A stretch of Flavobacterium sp. N2270 DNA encodes these proteins:
- a CDS encoding CYTH domain-containing protein: MIEIERKFLVNSDVFLKQYKTRNRIVQGYLSSDPKRTVRIRLKGENGYLTIKGESNESGLSRFEWEKEISYTDAENLLSICEKGVIDKIRYEVIVGVHVYEVDVFAKDNKGLVIAEIELTNENESFEKPSWLGKEVTGDERYYNAYLSKNPYKNW; this comes from the coding sequence ATGATAGAAATTGAACGCAAATTTTTAGTAAATTCAGATGTTTTTTTAAAGCAATATAAAACACGAAATAGAATTGTTCAAGGTTATTTGTCATCTGACCCGAAAAGAACCGTTAGAATTCGTCTTAAAGGAGAAAATGGTTATTTAACTATCAAAGGAGAAAGCAATGAAAGTGGTTTAAGTCGTTTTGAATGGGAAAAAGAAATTTCTTATACTGATGCTGAAAATTTATTAAGTATATGTGAAAAAGGTGTAATTGATAAAATTAGATATGAAGTAATTGTTGGTGTTCATGTTTATGAAGTAGACGTTTTTGCAAAAGACAATAAAGGTTTAGTTATTGCAGAGATTGAATTAACAAATGAAAATGAATCTTTTGAAAAACCAAGTTGGCTTGGAAAAGAAGTTACTGGTGACGAACGATATTATAATGCTTATTTAAGTAAAAATCCTTATAAAAATTGGTAG
- a CDS encoding TetR/AcrR family transcriptional regulator, with protein sequence MREEIIQKALNHFLKNGSKIITMDDIANEFGLSKKTLYTLFKNKEALITEAVNLLWNDYLKDVQEILESEENPIKKIILIYKRAIEIVSSIEPIFIVSLKKYHNKIMCLYVANRNALIDDFILPLLEKAQKESQIDSNVNLLLFCEVNFKYFDERIWKNNFLHKYSKEEALEYFITRRLKGILSKDFLYLTEIK encoded by the coding sequence ATGAGAGAAGAAATAATTCAAAAAGCATTAAATCATTTTCTTAAAAATGGAAGCAAAATTATTACAATGGATGATATTGCTAATGAATTTGGATTGTCTAAAAAAACCCTTTATACTTTATTCAAAAATAAAGAAGCTCTCATCACTGAAGCAGTTAATTTATTGTGGAATGATTATTTAAAAGATGTTCAAGAGATACTAGAAAGTGAAGAAAATCCAATTAAAAAAATCATCTTAATTTATAAAAGAGCTATTGAAATTGTGAGCAGCATTGAGCCAATATTTATTGTAAGTTTAAAGAAATATCACAATAAAATTATGTGTTTATATGTGGCTAATAGAAATGCTTTAATAGATGATTTTATTTTACCTTTATTAGAAAAAGCTCAGAAAGAAAGTCAAATAGACTCAAACGTAAATCTACTCTTATTTTGTGAAGTTAATTTCAAATATTTTGATGAAAGAATTTGGAAAAATAATTTTTTACATAAGTATTCAAAAGAAGAAGCATTAGAATATTTCATCACCAGAAGATTAAAAGGAATTCTTTCAAAAGATTTTTTGTATTTGACGGAAATAAAATAA
- a CDS encoding efflux transporter outer membrane subunit — MKKQHIIKGSLIVFTMFVVQSCFVAKDYKKPEVNIDNLYRTEQAIDSTSLAMVSWDKLFSDPKLQGYITEGLQNNLDMKIALQNMAAAEAMMKQGKAGYFPTINGNATWTHQETSENSQFGTLFSSIDQYELSAKLSWEADIWGKIRSNKRASVAQYLQTEAAKQAIQTELVANIASLYYQLLATDAQINVVTKTIENRVKSVEVIQALKESGSVNEVAVKQTEAQKYATEIILKDLEYNRKVLENSFNQLLGKTPGTVERSIFENQEINTDIKVGLPTYLLSKRPDVITAELNFRNSFELTNVAKSYFYPSLTLTATGGLQALELEDWFSTKSIFANVITGLAQPIFNQRQNKTRLEVAKANQQKAYLQFEKSLLVAGKEVSDALANYENETQKLTIRKKQLVALQAAADYSDELLKYGMVNYLEVLTAKDNALNTEINYIDNKYKQLNAVINLYKALGGGN, encoded by the coding sequence ATGAAAAAACAACATATAATCAAAGGAAGTCTTATAGTTTTTACCATGTTTGTAGTACAATCATGTTTTGTAGCTAAAGATTACAAGAAGCCAGAAGTTAATATAGACAACCTTTATAGAACAGAACAAGCTATAGATAGTACATCTTTAGCAATGGTATCTTGGGATAAACTTTTTTCTGATCCAAAATTGCAAGGATATATTACTGAAGGTTTGCAAAATAATTTAGACATGAAAATTGCTTTGCAAAATATGGCAGCTGCTGAAGCCATGATGAAGCAAGGAAAAGCAGGTTATTTTCCAACAATTAATGGAAACGCAACTTGGACACATCAAGAAACTTCAGAGAATAGTCAATTTGGGACTTTATTTAGTAGTATAGATCAATATGAATTGTCTGCAAAATTATCTTGGGAAGCTGATATTTGGGGAAAAATAAGAAGTAATAAAAGAGCTTCGGTAGCTCAATATTTACAAACAGAAGCGGCTAAACAAGCTATTCAAACAGAATTGGTAGCCAACATTGCTTCTTTATATTATCAATTATTAGCTACCGATGCGCAAATTAATGTAGTAACTAAAACTATTGAAAACCGAGTTAAAAGTGTTGAAGTAATACAAGCCTTAAAAGAATCTGGAAGCGTAAATGAAGTGGCTGTAAAACAAACAGAAGCTCAAAAATATGCTACAGAAATCATTTTAAAAGACTTAGAGTATAATCGTAAGGTTTTAGAAAATTCATTTAATCAACTTTTAGGTAAAACACCAGGAACTGTTGAACGTTCAATTTTTGAAAATCAAGAAATTAATACCGATATAAAAGTAGGTTTGCCAACTTATTTATTGAGTAAAAGACCCGATGTAATTACTGCTGAGCTAAATTTTAGAAACTCATTTGAATTAACTAATGTTGCAAAAAGCTATTTTTATCCTTCGTTAACATTAACTGCAACAGGAGGTTTACAAGCTCTAGAGTTGGAAGACTGGTTTAGTACTAAATCAATTTTTGCGAACGTAATAACAGGTTTAGCACAACCAATTTTTAATCAACGACAAAACAAAACACGTTTAGAAGTTGCCAAGGCAAATCAACAAAAAGCTTATTTGCAATTTGAAAAATCTTTATTAGTAGCAGGTAAAGAAGTTTCCGATGCTTTAGCAAATTATGAAAACGAAACTCAAAAGTTAACTATTCGTAAGAAACAATTGGTAGCACTTCAAGCTGCAGCTGATTATTCTGACGAATTGTTAAAGTATGGAATGGTAAATTATTTAGAAGTTTTAACTGCAAAAGACAATGCTCTAAATACAGAAATAAATTACATAGACAATAAATATAAACAACTTAATGCTGTTATTAATCTCTATAAAGCATTAGGAGGAGGTAATTGA
- a CDS encoding efflux RND transporter permease subunit, which produces MFSKFIDRPVLSTVISIIIVILGILGLITLPVSQYPEIAPPTVTVSASYQGASAEVVMNSVVIPLEEQINGVEDMSYMTSTSNNDGSASINIYFKLGTNPDLAAVNVQNRVSRATSLLPQEVTKAGVTTSKKQSDNILIVSLYSENPEYDDTFLQNYANINILPKIKRVAGVGDAVIFGQRDYSMRIWLKPDIMASYSLVPSDITALLAEQNIEAAPGQLGESGDQTFQYALKYKGRLKSTKEFEDIVVKSTENGEVLRLGDVARIELGAVSYAGSANTNGNKSVAIAIAQTAGSNAQEVIEGSLKVLDNSSVNFPKGVNYATLINANDFLEESISKVISTLIEAFLLVFLVVFVFLQDWRSTLIPAISVPVAIVGTFFFLSIFGFTINLLTLFALVLAVGIVVDDAIVVVEAVHAKMEAGEHDPKKATHSAMGDISSAIISITLVMSAVFIPVSFISGSAGVFYKQFGLTLAVAIVLSAVNALTLSPALCAIFLKPHSEEEKKKGFLQRFYTAFNVGFEATTVKYKRGVEFFIKRKWVAFLGIAVFAGIFILLLNITPKAFVPGEDTGAILSDVSLPPGTSLERTEEVLLQIENQVKDIPEIKEVLRISGRSLISGTGSNYGMVIVKLKPWADRPDANQEITAVVGELFKRASVVKDAKVLFFGRPTLVGFGFTNGFEFQLQDQKGGTIKELSDVNNKFLAALNSRPEIKYAATSFSPNYPQYLINLDVPNIKKAGLSVTDVLGTMQGYYGGVYASNFNKFGKQYRVVYQSDPNFRADPASLNSVMVRNDKGQMAPISQFVTLEKVFGPQAIDRFNLFTSVKVTGAPNDGFSTGDAIQAVQEVATESLPLGYGYEFSGMTREEISAGSQTLYIFMLCLIFVYFLLAAQYESYMLPFAVLLSLPVGLAGAYIFAYLFNVSDNIYLQITLIMLIGLLAKNAILIVEFAAEARRKGWSIAQAAIQGATARLRPILMTSFAFILGLLPLMLAKGAGAVGNKAIGTGAIGGMLIGTILGVFVIPVLFIIFQTLQEKVSTKTIETTKEDTENL; this is translated from the coding sequence ATGTTTTCAAAATTTATTGACAGACCTGTATTGTCAACGGTAATTTCTATTATTATCGTGATATTGGGAATTTTAGGATTAATTACTCTTCCAGTATCTCAATATCCAGAAATAGCACCTCCAACGGTTACGGTTTCGGCAAGTTATCAAGGAGCTAGTGCAGAAGTTGTAATGAATTCGGTTGTAATTCCCTTAGAAGAACAAATTAATGGTGTGGAAGATATGAGTTACATGACTTCCACGTCTAATAATGATGGTTCTGCCAGCATTAATATTTATTTTAAGTTAGGTACAAATCCAGATTTGGCAGCGGTAAATGTTCAAAATAGAGTATCTAGAGCAACTTCATTACTTCCACAAGAGGTAACTAAAGCCGGAGTTACCACCTCAAAAAAGCAAAGTGATAATATTTTAATTGTTTCACTTTACAGTGAAAATCCGGAATATGATGATACGTTTCTTCAAAATTATGCCAACATCAATATTTTACCAAAAATTAAACGTGTAGCTGGAGTTGGAGATGCTGTAATATTTGGACAAAGAGATTACTCAATGCGTATTTGGTTAAAACCAGATATCATGGCTTCTTATAGTCTAGTACCATCGGATATAACTGCTTTGTTGGCCGAACAAAATATTGAAGCTGCACCTGGACAATTAGGTGAAAGCGGTGATCAAACATTTCAATATGCTTTAAAATATAAAGGAAGATTAAAAAGTACAAAGGAGTTTGAAGATATTGTAGTTAAGTCTACTGAAAATGGAGAAGTACTTCGTTTAGGAGATGTGGCTAGAATTGAATTAGGAGCTGTTAGCTATGCTGGTAGTGCGAATACTAACGGTAATAAATCAGTAGCCATAGCTATTGCTCAAACTGCTGGTTCAAATGCACAAGAAGTAATAGAAGGTTCTTTAAAAGTTTTAGACAATTCATCAGTTAATTTTCCTAAAGGTGTAAATTATGCAACTTTGATTAATGCTAATGATTTCTTGGAAGAATCTATTTCAAAAGTAATTAGCACTTTAATTGAAGCATTTTTATTAGTGTTTTTAGTGGTTTTTGTATTCTTACAAGACTGGAGGTCTACGCTTATTCCTGCTATTTCTGTACCTGTTGCCATTGTTGGAACTTTCTTTTTCCTAAGTATATTTGGTTTTACAATTAATTTACTTACACTATTTGCATTAGTACTTGCTGTTGGAATCGTAGTGGATGACGCTATTGTAGTTGTGGAAGCCGTGCATGCCAAAATGGAAGCTGGAGAACACGACCCTAAAAAAGCAACTCATAGTGCAATGGGCGATATTAGTAGTGCTATTATTTCTATAACTTTGGTTATGTCGGCTGTTTTTATCCCTGTATCATTTATTAGTGGGTCAGCGGGTGTTTTTTATAAGCAATTTGGATTAACCTTAGCTGTAGCTATTGTTTTATCTGCTGTTAATGCTTTAACATTATCACCTGCATTATGTGCTATTTTCTTAAAGCCTCATAGTGAAGAAGAAAAGAAAAAAGGATTCTTACAACGTTTTTATACCGCATTTAACGTTGGTTTTGAAGCTACAACTGTAAAATATAAAAGAGGAGTTGAATTTTTTATTAAACGCAAATGGGTTGCCTTTTTGGGGATTGCTGTTTTTGCAGGAATATTTATTTTACTTTTAAACATTACACCCAAAGCATTTGTGCCAGGGGAAGATACTGGAGCAATTTTATCAGATGTTTCACTTCCTCCAGGAACTTCATTAGAACGAACAGAAGAGGTGTTATTGCAAATTGAAAATCAAGTAAAAGATATTCCCGAGATTAAAGAAGTTTTACGTATATCTGGTAGAAGTTTAATTAGTGGTACCGGAAGCAATTATGGAATGGTTATCGTAAAACTAAAACCATGGGCTGATCGTCCTGATGCTAACCAAGAAATTACGGCTGTTGTTGGGGAATTGTTTAAACGTGCATCAGTTGTAAAAGATGCAAAAGTATTGTTTTTTGGACGTCCAACATTGGTAGGGTTTGGATTTACCAATGGATTTGAATTTCAATTACAAGATCAAAAAGGAGGAACTATTAAAGAATTAAGTGATGTAAATAATAAGTTTTTAGCTGCTTTAAATAGCCGTCCAGAGATTAAATATGCTGCAACTTCGTTTTCACCTAATTATCCGCAATATCTAATTAACTTAGATGTACCAAATATTAAGAAAGCTGGCTTGTCAGTTACAGATGTGTTAGGTACTATGCAAGGGTATTATGGAGGAGTTTACGCTTCTAACTTTAATAAATTCGGAAAACAATATAGAGTTGTTTATCAATCTGACCCTAATTTTAGAGCTGACCCTGCTTCCTTAAATAGCGTTATGGTACGTAATGATAAAGGCCAAATGGCTCCAATTTCACAATTTGTAACATTGGAAAAAGTATTTGGTCCTCAGGCAATTGATCGTTTTAATTTATTTACTTCTGTAAAAGTTACAGGTGCTCCTAATGATGGATTTAGTACTGGAGATGCTATTCAAGCTGTACAAGAAGTTGCTACTGAGAGTTTACCATTAGGGTATGGTTATGAGTTTTCTGGAATGACACGTGAAGAGATCAGTGCTGGAAGTCAAACATTATATATTTTTATGTTGTGTTTGATATTTGTGTACTTCTTGTTAGCTGCTCAATATGAAAGTTATATGTTGCCGTTTGCAGTGTTATTATCATTGCCAGTTGGTTTAGCAGGTGCTTACATTTTTGCCTATTTATTTAATGTAAGTGATAATATTTACCTTCAAATCACTTTGATTATGCTTATAGGTTTATTGGCTAAGAATGCTATTTTAATTGTAGAATTTGCAGCAGAAGCCCGTAGAAAAGGTTGGAGTATTGCACAAGCTGCAATTCAAGGAGCTACGGCTCGTTTACGTCCTATTTTGATGACATCGTTTGCCTTTATTCTTGGGTTATTGCCGTTAATGTTAGCAAAAGGTGCTGGAGCTGTTGGAAACAAAGCTATTGGTACTGGAGCAATTGGAGGAATGTTAATTGGAACTATTTTAGGGGTTTTTGTTATTCCAGTTTTATTTATCATCTTCCAAACTTTACAAGAAAAAGTTAGTACAAAGACTATTGAAACCACTAAAGAAGATACTGAAAATTTATAA
- a CDS encoding efflux RND transporter periplasmic adaptor subunit, whose product MKKKAYFLSSLILTISLLSCNNKQDVKKENTPMSYKVVQVSNENTTLLAEYPTKLEGITDIEIRPKVDGYIEKIYVDEGQEVKKGQILFKLETQTATQDAAAAKAKVDAALVEVNRLKPLVERKIISDVQLATANANLANAKSTYQSIVARINYATIKSPVNGIVGTLPLRIGSYVSSQTAEPLTRISDISKIYAYFSINEKEQLDIMMNAEGKSFQDKIKKMPAINLVLSNGSIYQETGKIETFSGQANTQTGSFNVRASFPNPNKLLRSGGSGTIQIPTNLKDVTLIPQSATIELQDKRIALIVDSESKVKFVPIEVRPVPGGKYFVVDKGLNANDKYLVEGVGIITEGTPIKPEITSLKELDTPKK is encoded by the coding sequence ATGAAAAAGAAAGCATATTTTTTAAGCAGCTTAATACTAACAATTAGCTTGCTTTCTTGCAACAATAAGCAAGATGTTAAAAAGGAAAATACTCCAATGTCTTATAAGGTCGTTCAAGTATCAAATGAAAACACAACACTTTTAGCAGAATATCCAACTAAATTAGAGGGAATTACCGATATAGAAATTCGTCCAAAAGTAGATGGATATATTGAAAAAATCTATGTAGATGAAGGTCAAGAAGTAAAAAAAGGACAAATACTATTTAAATTAGAAACCCAAACCGCTACTCAAGATGCCGCTGCCGCTAAAGCAAAAGTTGATGCCGCTTTAGTTGAAGTTAACAGATTAAAACCACTTGTTGAAAGAAAGATCATTAGTGATGTTCAATTAGCAACAGCTAATGCAAATTTAGCTAATGCAAAAAGCACCTACCAAAGTATAGTTGCAAGAATTAACTATGCTACAATTAAAAGCCCTGTAAACGGAATTGTAGGAACATTACCTCTAAGAATAGGTAGTTATGTAAGTAGTCAAACCGCAGAACCCTTAACACGAATTTCAGATATCAGTAAAATATATGCTTACTTTTCAATCAATGAAAAAGAGCAATTAGATATTATGATGAATGCTGAAGGAAAATCATTTCAAGATAAAATTAAAAAAATGCCAGCAATAAATTTGGTTTTAAGTAATGGATCGATTTATCAAGAAACTGGAAAAATCGAAACTTTCAGCGGTCAAGCAAATACACAAACAGGCTCGTTTAATGTAAGAGCTAGTTTTCCAAACCCAAATAAACTTTTGCGTTCTGGAGGTAGTGGAACAATTCAAATTCCTACAAATTTAAAAGATGTGACTTTAATTCCACAAAGTGCCACTATCGAATTACAAGATAAAAGAATTGCTTTAATTGTTGATAGTGAAAGCAAAGTTAAATTTGTTCCTATCGAAGTACGCCCAGTACCAGGTGGAAAATATTTCGTAGTTGATAAAGGATTGAATGCCAATGATAAATATTTAGTTGAAGGTGTCGGTATCATTACAGAAGGAACTCCAATAAAACCAGAAATTACCAGTTTAAAAGAATTAGATACGCCTAAAAAATAA
- a CDS encoding GbsR/MarR family transcriptional regulator translates to MEAEKQEIIEMFGVHFEQLYNIPPLAARILGTLIIDGCKSGLTFEELVEKMQASKSSISTNLNLLQKMDKINYFTKIGDRKKYFKAAPLSQRLNNYLTLVNNEKILIDKIIRYREKNISCSQEEINLQNSYAYREHMLKAEQLLMTTINNFKEIEIKNQSNKK, encoded by the coding sequence ATGGAGGCAGAAAAACAAGAGATTATTGAAATGTTTGGAGTACACTTCGAACAGCTTTATAACATTCCACCTTTAGCAGCCAGGATATTAGGTACATTAATTATTGATGGGTGTAAAAGTGGTTTAACCTTTGAAGAATTAGTTGAAAAGATGCAAGCTAGTAAAAGTTCAATTTCAACAAACCTAAACTTGCTTCAAAAAATGGATAAAATAAACTATTTCACCAAAATTGGGGATAGAAAAAAATATTTTAAAGCCGCTCCTTTAAGTCAACGACTGAATAATTATTTAACCTTAGTAAATAATGAAAAAATTCTAATTGATAAAATTATAAGGTATAGAGAAAAAAACATCTCTTGCTCACAGGAAGAAATTAATTTGCAAAATAGTTATGCATATCGGGAGCATATGTTAAAAGCGGAACAACTTTTAATGACTACAATAAACAATTTTAAAGAAATAGAAATAAAAAATCAATCCAATAAAAAATAG
- a CDS encoding septal ring lytic transglycosylase RlpA family protein, which produces MKKYLRYFLIILLGFFTLSFSLKERSFKKEDIVLSVFQDSLETHKTKLYKQNVHASYYSDKLNGRKTASGQVFSNSKYTAAHKTLKFGTKLKVTNTVNNKSVIVTINDRGPFTKGREIDLSKKAFMEIAKNKQRGGLIVNLEIIKE; this is translated from the coding sequence ATGAAAAAGTATTTAAGATATTTTTTAATCATTCTTTTAGGGTTTTTTACCCTTAGTTTTTCTTTAAAAGAACGTTCTTTTAAAAAAGAAGATATAGTTCTTTCTGTTTTTCAAGATAGCTTAGAAACACATAAAACTAAATTATACAAACAAAATGTTCATGCATCTTATTATTCAGATAAGTTAAATGGAAGAAAAACAGCAAGTGGACAAGTGTTTAGTAATTCTAAATATACTGCAGCTCATAAAACCTTAAAATTTGGAACAAAACTAAAGGTAACCAATACGGTAAATAATAAATCTGTTATCGTTACAATTAACGATAGAGGTCCATTTACAAAAGGAAGAGAAATCGACCTCTCCAAAAAGGCCTTCATGGAAATTGCAAAAAACAAACAAAGAGGAGGTTTAATAGTAAACCTTGAAATAATAAAAGAATAA
- the pgi gene encoding glucose-6-phosphate isomerase — MILSNINPTQTVAWKALEKHFGKIKNSEMNDFFALDDSRVENFHVKWEQFLLDYSKNRIDNKTKELLIDLANELNLKQSITSYFQGENINETENRAVLHMALRAKETESFLVNGVNVVPEVYRVKREIEKFSNQVIKGNLKGNSGKVFTDVINIGIGGSDLGPSMVVNGLSYYKNHLQTHFISNADADFVQEVLKKLNPETTLIVVVSKTFTTRETIDNARLIKEWLLSSDKIISADDHFVAVTANVEEALSFGVNKNFVFPIWDWVGGRFSLWSAVGLTISLSLGFDNFEKLLKGANEMDLHFKESSFDKNIPVLLALIGIWNNNFLKAETEAVIPYSQYLQKLPSYLQQSVMESNGKNIDRNGEEVNYQTSQIVWGEPGTNAQHAFFQLFHQGTKIIPVDFIGFKKPLSASMHKHNEFMANFFAQSEALLNGKSLEEVKEELTKEGCSFEEVQKLAPFKVFKGNKPSNTILIDKLTPENLGSLIAMYEHKIFVQGVIWNIFSYDQWGVELGKKLASTIIKELNFGVKSNHDASTSFLLNEFKN; from the coding sequence ATGATTCTATCCAACATAAACCCTACCCAAACAGTTGCTTGGAAAGCACTTGAAAAACATTTTGGTAAAATAAAGAATTCAGAAATGAATGATTTTTTTGCTCTTGATGATTCAAGAGTAGAAAACTTTCATGTAAAATGGGAACAGTTTTTACTGGATTATTCTAAAAACAGAATTGATAATAAAACCAAAGAGCTTTTAATAGATTTAGCCAATGAGTTAAATTTAAAACAAAGTATTACTTCTTATTTTCAAGGAGAAAACATAAATGAAACTGAAAATAGAGCAGTTCTTCATATGGCTTTACGTGCTAAAGAAACAGAATCTTTTTTAGTGAATGGAGTAAACGTTGTTCCTGAAGTTTATAGAGTTAAAAGAGAGATTGAAAAATTCTCTAATCAAGTTATAAAAGGAAATTTAAAAGGAAACTCAGGAAAGGTATTTACTGATGTTATTAATATTGGTATTGGTGGTTCTGATCTTGGCCCGTCAATGGTTGTAAATGGATTGAGCTATTATAAAAATCACTTACAAACGCATTTTATTTCAAATGCTGATGCTGACTTTGTTCAAGAAGTATTAAAAAAATTAAATCCAGAGACTACATTAATTGTAGTAGTTTCTAAAACATTTACTACAAGAGAAACTATAGATAACGCTCGTTTAATTAAAGAGTGGTTGTTGAGTTCTGATAAAATTATAAGCGCAGATGATCATTTTGTTGCAGTTACAGCGAATGTAGAAGAAGCGTTGTCATTTGGGGTAAATAAAAATTTTGTTTTCCCTATTTGGGACTGGGTTGGTGGTCGTTTTTCATTATGGAGTGCAGTTGGTTTAACAATAAGTTTAAGTCTTGGTTTTGATAATTTCGAAAAATTACTAAAAGGAGCAAATGAAATGGATTTGCATTTTAAAGAATCATCTTTTGATAAAAATATACCTGTTTTACTTGCTTTAATAGGTATTTGGAACAATAATTTTTTAAAAGCTGAGACCGAAGCGGTGATTCCTTATTCGCAATATTTACAAAAATTACCTTCTTATTTACAACAAAGTGTAATGGAAAGTAATGGAAAAAACATTGATAGAAATGGTGAAGAGGTTAATTACCAAACTTCTCAAATTGTTTGGGGAGAACCAGGAACGAATGCTCAACATGCATTTTTTCAGTTATTTCATCAAGGAACAAAAATTATTCCTGTAGATTTTATAGGTTTTAAAAAACCACTTTCTGCTTCAATGCATAAACATAATGAGTTTATGGCAAATTTTTTTGCGCAATCAGAAGCGTTGTTAAACGGAAAATCATTAGAAGAGGTAAAGGAAGAATTAACTAAAGAAGGCTGCTCTTTTGAAGAGGTTCAAAAACTGGCTCCTTTTAAAGTTTTTAAAGGTAATAAGCCTTCAAATACTATATTGATAGACAAATTAACGCCTGAAAATTTAGGTTCACTAATTGCAATGTATGAGCATAAAATATTTGTTCAAGGTGTTATTTGGAACATCTTTAGTTATGATCAATGGGGAGTTGAGCTAGGAAAAAAATTGGCATCTACAATAATAAAAGAGCTAAACTTTGGTGTAAAATCAAATCACGACGCTTCAACTTCTTTTTTATTAAATGAATTTAAGAATTAA
- a CDS encoding M23 family metallopeptidase — protein MKYLSALIFLSLFASCIKEKGEDSTPIIEQKKEVIVKDFGLTFNDYEVLKDTIKSGDVFGTIMDKYIFPDSLNVHQVTDKIRSSFNPRTIKAGKPYFIFLDKENPKNIKAFVYVNNKINYTLIDFRDSVSVVNKERPTTIKRRTIAAKIDGSLSETLSKAGVSASLAPKLASVYAYSIDFFKIQKDDNFAVTIYEKFIEDSIYVGVERIESSFFEHKGKKYYAFPYKTSDSQKEYSYYDENGRGLKSMFLKAPLDFFRISSKFSGRRFHPVQQRWKAHNGTDYAAAHGTPIKTTATGVVERTGYTAGNGNYVKIKHNSTYSTQYLHMSKILVKRGQHVTQGQIIGKVGSTGLATGPHVCYRFWKNGVQVDPLRLKLPNTEPMNESVKGKYLQYIKPLKEELDNIEVN, from the coding sequence TTGAAATATTTATCTGCATTAATTTTTTTAAGCCTTTTTGCCTCTTGTATAAAAGAAAAGGGAGAAGATTCTACGCCAATTATTGAACAAAAAAAAGAAGTTATAGTTAAAGACTTTGGTCTTACCTTTAATGACTATGAAGTGTTAAAAGATACTATTAAATCGGGAGATGTTTTTGGGACAATAATGGATAAGTATATTTTTCCTGATAGTTTAAATGTGCATCAAGTAACAGATAAAATTAGAAGTTCATTTAATCCAAGAACAATTAAAGCAGGTAAGCCTTATTTTATTTTTTTAGATAAAGAAAATCCAAAAAATATAAAAGCTTTTGTTTATGTAAATAATAAAATTAACTATACACTTATCGATTTTAGAGACTCAGTAAGCGTAGTTAATAAGGAAAGGCCAACAACAATTAAAAGAAGAACAATTGCAGCTAAAATTGATGGTTCATTGTCTGAAACTTTAAGTAAAGCTGGGGTGAGCGCTTCTTTAGCGCCAAAGTTAGCTAGTGTATACGCTTATTCAATTGACTTTTTCAAAATTCAAAAAGATGATAATTTTGCAGTTACTATTTACGAAAAATTCATTGAAGATTCTATATATGTTGGTGTTGAAAGAATTGAATCATCTTTTTTTGAACACAAAGGAAAAAAATATTATGCTTTTCCTTACAAAACATCTGATTCTCAAAAAGAATACAGTTATTATGACGAGAATGGTAGAGGCTTAAAAAGTATGTTTCTTAAAGCGCCTTTAGACTTCTTTAGAATATCATCTAAGTTTTCAGGAAGAAGATTTCACCCTGTACAGCAAAGATGGAAAGCACATAACGGAACAGATTATGCTGCAGCTCATGGAACACCAATTAAAACAACAGCAACAGGTGTTGTTGAAAGAACAGGTTACACGGCTGGTAATGGAAATTATGTTAAAATAAAACATAACAGTACATATTCTACACAATACCTTCACATGTCTAAAATTTTGGTAAAAAGAGGTCAACATGTTACGCAAGGTCAAATTATTGGTAAAGTTGGAAGTACAGGTTTAGCTACAGGACCTCATGTTTGTTATCGTTTTTGGAAAAATGGAGTTCAAGTTGATCCACTTCGTTTAAAACTACCGAATACCGAACCTATGAACGAAAGTGTTAAAGGAAAATATTTACAATATATAAAACCTTTAAAAGAAGAATTAGATAATATAGAGGTTAATTAA